The proteins below are encoded in one region of Aeromonas jandaei:
- a CDS encoding GPW/gp25 family protein codes for MNWLGMNAANGRTISETAHILQSVRDILTTPIGTRVMRRDYGSEIFSLIDQPQHGATRLRLMAATVHALTLWEPRIRITKVEIGAPELGGGCAVTITWRRADNGLLESGTVQLPTGATS; via the coding sequence ATGAACTGGCTGGGCATGAATGCAGCCAATGGCCGCACCATCAGCGAGACCGCCCACATCCTGCAATCGGTGCGGGATATTCTCACCACCCCCATAGGCACCCGCGTCATGCGCCGCGACTACGGAAGCGAGATATTCAGCCTCATCGACCAACCCCAGCACGGCGCCACCCGCCTGCGCCTAATGGCCGCCACCGTTCACGCGCTCACCCTCTGGGAACCGCGCATCCGCATCACCAAAGTCGAGATCGGAGCCCCTGAACTGGGCGGCGGCTGCGCCGTCACCATCACATGGCGCCGCGCCGACAACGGACTGCTCGAATCCGGCACCGTCCAGTTACCGACCGGAGCAACATCATGA
- a CDS encoding phage baseplate assembly protein V, with product MNIIELLRKIDDLIRIGTVTEVRSGECRVETKGNHTNWRPYLVLRAGRTRRRMRPSVGEQVILFSLGGDLSNAFVLAGIYQDKHQEPLAADDNGDLDRIEYPDGAVIEYNPSTGELTAAGIKKAIISAAESVKANTPVVECSNLLKAKRAIFETANVGGIEVTTHGHKDVQRGSDKSGGPV from the coding sequence ATGAACATCATCGAACTACTCCGCAAAATCGACGACCTGATCCGCATCGGCACCGTGACCGAGGTGCGATCTGGTGAATGCCGAGTCGAAACCAAGGGCAACCACACCAACTGGCGGCCCTATCTGGTGCTGCGCGCTGGTAGAACCCGCCGCCGCATGCGCCCGAGCGTCGGTGAGCAGGTGATCCTGTTCAGCCTTGGCGGTGACCTGAGCAACGCCTTTGTCTTGGCTGGCATCTACCAGGACAAGCACCAAGAACCGCTGGCCGCCGATGACAACGGCGATCTAGACCGCATCGAATACCCCGACGGCGCGGTCATCGAATACAACCCGAGCACCGGTGAACTCACCGCAGCAGGCATCAAGAAAGCCATCATCAGCGCCGCAGAATCAGTGAAGGCAAACACTCCTGTGGTCGAGTGCTCAAACCTGCTCAAAGCCAAGCGCGCAATCTTCGAAACAGCCAATGTCGGCGGCATAGAAGTCACCACCCACGGCCACAAAGACGTGCAGCGCGGCAGCGATAAATCAGGGGGCCCCGTATGA